The window GGCGGTCGTCGCCGGCCGGCCGCGCGTGCGCATCGCGATCCAGGATCCGCCCCGGGGAACCGGCGACGCCGTCGCGCGCGCGCTCCCCCTCCTCGAGGAATCCCGCGGCCCCGTTCTCGTGCTCTCCGGCGACACTCCCCTCATCACCGCGGATTCGCTGCGCCTCCTGCTCGATCATTTCCGAAAGACGCGCGCGGCCGCGGCGCTCTTTTCCGCCCGTCCCGACGAACCGGGCTCGCTCGGCCGGATCGTGCGGCGCGGCGGCCGGTTCGCCGCGATCGTCGAAGTGCGCGACGCGACGGCCGCGCAGAAGAAGATCCGCGAGATCAACGCCGGGATCTACTGTTTCGACCGCGCGGCCCTGGCCCGCGGACTGCGCGACATCCGCGACGACAACGCGGCGGGGGAGTACTACCTGACGGACGCGGTCACCGCGCTGGTTCGCGCGAAGGCGGCCGTCGAAGCGATCGAGATCCCGGATCCCCGCGAGGCGATGGGCGTCAACTCGCGCCGGGAGCTCGCGTTCGCCGACGCGGTGGAGCGCCGCCGCGGCGCCGAGCGGCTGATCGACCAGGGAGCGACGCTGCTCGATCCGGAGTCGACCCTGGTCGGGCCTTACGTTTCCGCCGCCCGCGACGTCGTGATCCATCCGTTCGTGGTGCTCGAAGGGCGGACGCGTCTCGCCGAAGGGTGCGAGATCAAGTCGTTCTGCGACGTGAACGATTCGGTCGTCGGCCCGCGCACGACGGTCGGCCCCTTCGCGCGGCTGCGGCCCGGCACCGTCCTCGAGGAGGACGTCCGGGTCGGGAACTTCGTCGAGACGAAGAAGGCGCACCTGAAGAAGGGGGCGAAGGCGTCCCATCTTTCGTATCTCGGGGACACCGAGGTCGGGGAGGACGCGAACATCGGCGCGGGCACGATCACCTGCAATTACGACGGCGAGAAGAAGCATTTCACCCGCATCGGCCGCGGGGCCTTCATCGGAAGCGACACGCAGCTCGTCGCGCCGGTCGAGATCGGCGACGGCGCCTACGTGGGCGCCGGATCGACGATCACCAAGAGCGTGCCGCCGGGGGCGCTCGCGATCTCCCGGGAAGCGCAGCGGAACATCGAGGGATGGGCGGCGGCGCGCCGGAAGAAGAACGGAAAATAACCGGCGGCGCGTCGTTTCCGCCGCGGCTCCGCGCTCTTTTCGCCGCGGTCGCCTTTCGTTCGCCGGGCTTTTCGGGAACAATGGAGACGGCATTCTTTTTGCGACGGGAGAGCGCGAAAGATGCCGGAATCGACCGGGACCATACCGATGCAGGACATGATTCGCCGCCGCGGCGGCGGGTAACGGAGCGACTAAAGACCATGTGCGGGATCGTCGGTTATGTCGGCGGGCGGGAAGCCGCGCCCGTCCTGCTCGACGGGCTTCGGCGGCTCGAGTACCGGGGCTACGATTCCGCCGGCATCGCGGTCCTCGAGCAGGGGAAGTTTTTCATCGCCCGCGCCGAAGGGAAGCTCGGCGCTCTCGTCGACAAGCTGAACGGGAACATGCCTCCCGGCACGACCGGGATCGGCCATACGCGGTGGGCCACCCACGGAAAGCCGGTCGAGCGCAACGCCCATCCGCACCTCTCCGGGAACCGCCGGATCGCGGTGATCCACAACGGGATCATCGAGAACTTCGCCTCGCGCAAGGCTCTCCTGAAATCCGAGGGACAGGTGTTCCTCTCCGACACGGACACGGAGGTCTTCGCCCACGAGGTGGAGCGCTGCTATCGGGGAGACCTGTTCGCCGCCGTTCGGGAGGCGAGACAGACCCTCGTCGGGGCCTACGCGGTCGTCGTTTCGTCGGTCGACGAGCCCGGCGTCCTGGTCGCGGCGCGATCCGGCCCTCCGATCGTCCTCGGGGTGGGAGAGGGGGAGAATTTCGTCGCCTCCGACGCGACGGCGGTCCTGCCCTGGACGCGGCGCGTGATCTTCCTCGAAGACGGCGACGTCGCCCGCGTCGACGCGGCGTCGATCCGGATCACGGACGCGGACGGAAACGAAGCGGAGCGGCCCGTCCGGCAGCTCGCCTGGGACGCGGTTTCCGCCGAGAAGTCCGGGTATCTCCACTTCATGGCGAAGGAGATCCACGAGCAGCCCGTCGCGGTCGCGGAGAGCATGGGAGGGAAGGTCTCGCTCGAGACGGGCGCGCTCGAGTTCGACGACCCGCTTCTCTCCCCCGCGCGCGCGTCGCGGATCGATCGCGTCCTGCTCCTCGCCTGCGGTACCTCGTGGCACGCGAGCCTCGTCGGAAAGTTCCTGATCGAGCGCATGGCGCGCATTCCGGTCGAGGTCGACTACGGGAGCGAGTTCCGGTACCGGGCGCCCGTCGTCTCCGAGGCGACGCTCGCGATCGGCGTCTCCCAGTCGGGCGAGACGGCGGACACGGTCGCGGCGCTCCAGGAAGCGCGGCGGCAGGGTGCCTCGCTCGGCGCGATCGTGAACGTTCCCGGCTCCCAGATCGCCCGGATGGCCGAGGCGGTGTGGCCGACGCACGCCGGACCCGAGATCGGCGTCGCGTCGACGAAGGCGTTCACGACGCAGCTGCTCGTGTTCTTCCTGATCGCCGCGCGCCTCCGCGAGGTCCGGGGAATCCGCGCCGGGCTGACCGCGGAGGAGACGGAGGCCCTCGCCCAGCTTCCCGGACTGATGGAAAAGACGATCCGCAAGGAGCCGCAGCTCGAAACGCTCGCGAGGAAGCTGTCGCATTTCCGCGATTTCCTCTATCTCGGCCGGGGTACCCACTACCCGATCGCGCTCGAAGGGGCGCTGAAGCTGAAGGAGATCTCCTACATTCATGCGGAGGGCTACCCGGCGGGCGAGATGAAGCACGGCCCGATCGCGCTGATCTCGGAGGAGATGCCGGTCGTCGTGCTCGCTCCGCGCGACGGGTGGCGCGAAAAGACGCTCTCGAACCTTCGCGAGGTGAAGTCCCGCGACGCGCGCGCGATCGTGGTCACGACGCACGTGGACGGAGAGATCGAGGAGCTCGCCGACGACGTCATCGAGATCCCCGAGACGATTCCGGAGCTCCAGCCGATCATTTCCGTCATTCCGCTCCAGCTCTTCGCGTATCACGTCGCCGTGATCCTCGGCTGCGACGTCGACCAGCCGCGGAACCTCGCAAAAAGCGTGACTGTGGAATAGAGCGGTCGACGCTCTGCCGGAGCTTGCAGCGGAGCTGGGCTCCTGCCTCACGGGCGAGTCGAGGCGAACGCTCTCGCGCCGCCTGCCTCGCCCGCGACGGCGCGGTCTGCGGTTCTTGGGAATCCGGCCGCTCTCGTGAATAATGCCCCCCTTCATGGACGCTGACCCTCTCCTCCAGGACCTCAACCCGGAGCAGCGCGAAGCGGTGCTCGCGGGGGAGGGCCCGATGCTCGTCCTCGCCGGCGCGGGCTCGGGGAAGACGCGCGTCGTGACGCGCCGTCTCGCCCGGCTCGTGCGCGAGGGCGCGGACGCGCGCCGGATCGTCGCCGTGACCTTCACGAACAAGGCCGCCGAAGAGATGCGCGAGCGGGTCGCGGCCCTCGTCGGCCGCCGGCTGCCGTCGTTCGTCGGAACGTTCCATTCCTGGGGCCTGCGGTTCCTGCGGCGGACCGGCGGCGCCGAGGGGCGGACCGCGAGCTTCTCCATCGCGGACACCGCGGACCAGGTCGCGCTCGTGCGGGAGTCGATGGAAGAGCTCGGCCTCTCCGAGCAGACGTTCACTCCCGGCGCGGTGCACGCGCGGATCTCGGACGCGAAATCGTCCGCCCGCTCCGCCGAGAGATTCGCGGCCGAAGAGGGCGATTTCGCGGGCACGCGCATCGCCGGGGTGTTCGCCCGGTACGAGAAGAAGCTCCGAGCCGCGAACGCGTTCGATTTCGACGATCTGATCGCCGTTCCGGTCCGGGCGCTGCGGGAATCGGACGCTCTCCGGGACCGGGAGCGCTCGGCGATCGAGCATCTTCTCGTCGACGAATACCAGGACACGAACGCCGCGCAGGACGCGCTGATCAAGCTCCTCGGCGAGAAGGCCCGCTCGCTCTGCGCCGTCGGAGACGAGGACCAGTCGATCTATGCGTGGCGGGGTGCGCGCGTCGAGCACATCCTGCGCTTCGAGCAGGATTTCCCCGGCGCGCGGATCGTCGCCCTCACCCGGAACTACCGCTCGACGGCGACGATCCTGGACGCGGCCGCCGCCGTCGTCTCGCACAACCGCCGGCGCCGCCCGAAGAAGCTCGTCTCGGAGGCGGGGCCGGGCCAGCCCGTCGAGGTGCGAGCCTTCCGCGACGATCGCGTGGAGGCGGAGGCGGTCGTCTCCGAGATCCGGCGCGCCGAAAGGCCGCTCTCCGAGTTCGCCGTCCTCTTCCGCGTCAACGCGCAGTCCCGCTCGTTCGAGGACGAGCTGATGAGGCAGAACGTGCCCTACGTCGTCATCGGCGGGATGAAGTTCTACGAGCGGGCGGAGGTCAAGGACGCGGTCGCCTACTACCGGCTCGCTCTCGACCCCGCGGACGACCTGGCGTTTCGCCGGGTCGTCAACGTGCCGGCGCGGGGAATCGGCGGCGTCACCGTCGAGCGGCTCGCCGCATCGGCGCGCGAGCGCGGCATCTCGCTCTTCGAGGCGTCCGCCGACGTGCCCGGCGTCACGGAGCGCGCGCGGATCGCCCTCGACCGGTTTCGCGGGGTCGTGGAAGCCGGTCGGGCGAGGGCGGGGGAGCTCTCTCCGTCGGCGCTCCTCGAGTTCCTCCTGGAGACCTCCGGGTACCGGGCGCTCTACGCGGCCTCTTCCGAACGGGAGGACGTCGCCCGGCGCGAGAACCTGGTCGAGCTGGTTTCGGCGGCCCGGGAGTACGAGCGCCGGGAAGGGGAGGGCGCGACGGTGCGCGGATTTCTCGACGCCGTGTCCCTCGCGACGGACGCGGACGCCCCGAGGCCCTCGGGCGCCGTCACCCTCATGACGCTGCACTCGGCCAAGGGCCTGGAGTTCTCGGACGTCTACGTCGCCGGCCTCGAGGAGGGCTTCCTGCCGCACGTGCAGAGCGCGGGCTCCGAGGACGAGATCGAGGAGGAGCGCCGGCTGCTCTACGTCGGGATGACCCGGGCACGCCGGCGCCTGACGCTCACGCTCGCCCGACAGAGGATGCTGTACGGCGAGACGCGGCCGCGGCAGGAATCCCGCTTCGCCGCGGAGCTTCCGCCGTCGGTCACCCGGATCGAGGACGCGGCAGGGGTGCCGACGCTCTTCTCGCGAGACGAGGACGACGATCGCGATTTCCGCTGGGAGAAGACCGAGCGCGTCCGTCTCCCGCTTCGCCGGCCGCCCCCGGTCACCGTCGCGCGACGCCGGGCGCCCGTCCCGGGCGCGCTTTCCGGCTTCTCGCGCGGGGCCCGGGTCCGGCACCCGACGTACGGGTCCGGCGTCGTCCTCCAGCAGGAAGGGTCGGGAGACGAGGCGAGGCTGACCGTCTTCTTCGACCGCGCCGGGAAGAAGAAGTTCGTCGCGAAGTTCGCCAACCTGACGCCGGCGTAGGTCGCGCCGGCCGGCGGGCGATCCGCGCGAGCGGGGACGGACGGACTAGAACTTCGCCACGAGAGCGATCGAGGTGATCGTGTCGGTCTTGCCGAACCCGGGCACCGGCTCGTTCAGGTACGCGAGGTTGTGCGAGGCTTTCAACGAGAAAACCTTGTTGATCGCCACACTCACCGAGAACGTGTTCGCGATCCGCCAGTCGCTCGAATCCTTGAAGCTGTCGACGTACGAGAATTCTTCCGAGATGTCCGTCGTCGACGAAACCTTCCACTTGTAGAGGAAGCCCGCCTGTCCGGTCCCGAACGACTTGTCCTCGCCGACGACGCGCCTTTCTCTCGTGTAGCCGGCGCCGGCTTGCAATTTCAGCTCCTGCGCCGGGGTCTTGACGACCGAGTACGCCGCGCCTCCCAGCGTGGAGAGGCGCTGCTCGATGCCCGCGAACTCGTTCTTGAAATAGTCGTCCTGCACGAAGAGCTCGAATCGCGGGGTGAAGTTGCGGGCGGCGCGCAACTCGCCGGCAATCGTCTTGGCCGTCGTCACGCCATCCGTCTTCCCCTGGACGAACGCTCCCTTGGCGAGCCCGTTCCAGACGTCCTTCTTGAAATCGATCTCGAGTCCCGCGCCGACCGTCTGGACGTTCGTGTTTCCGGTCGTCCCCACGTACGACGCTTCGGCCTTCCCCGACCAGACCGGCGGGGGGCCGGCAGGCGGTTCCTCGGCGAAGGCGGCACCGGCGGCCAGGAGAACGACGATGGCGAGCACACCCGATCGGATCTTCATGCGGTTTCCTCCCCGTCAGGTCCCCGAATTCACGAATGATGCCGGCGGCATCGGGAATCCGCCGGAGAGATCACGCGGGCTGCGGCTGGGCGCACGCCTTGCAGCGCCGCGCGTCCTTCGGAATCACTTCCCGGCACTCGGGGCATTCCTTCGTCGTCGGCTGACCCGGTTTCGGGAGGAACGCCTTCGTGATCATGTACACGACGAAAGCGATGATGATGAAGTCGACCATTCGGCCGATCAGGTCGCCGTACGCGATCGCGTTCTCGGTGACCTTCCCCCCGGCGTCCGTGGCCCGCGAAAGGACGATCTTCGCGTTTCGCCAGTCGCCGGCCGGCAGCAGCAGTCCGATGATCGGATTGAGGACGTCGTCGGCGATGGCCGCGACCACCTTGCCGATTCCGGCGCCGATGATGACGCCGATGGCCAGGGCGATCGCGTTCTGCTTGAGGAGGAACTCCTTGAATTCCTTGATCATCTCGATCCCCTTTCTCTTTTCGTGCACCCGAGGGCGAGCCAATTTGCGGGGATGGACCAGATCGAACGCTCTCGAGGCCACCGGGAACTTCCAGTGTCGCGGGCCGGTGGAAGTATACGATTGACGTCCCGGCGGTCGCGACTGGCTGACCGCCTCCCGAAAGGAGTCCGGCATGGGAATCATGGACAAGATCAAGGAAGAAGCCCGGGAACTGGCGGAGAAAGGGAAGGAACTCGCGGTGGCCCAGGGGCGGGAGCTCCTCGCGGAGGGCAAGCAGACGCTCGCCACGAAGGCGGAAGAGCTCAAGAACCAGGCCGGCCAGAAGGTCGCCGGCATGGTGGACGAACAGAAGAAGAAGCTGGCCGAAAAGCTGCCGGCCGGGTTCAAGAAGTGAGAGCGTGATGCGAACGACGAGACTGGGAACGATCCTGTTCGCGGCCTGGGCCGCGATCCTGCTGGCCGGGCCGCCTCCCGCCGACGCCAGGGCGAAAGCGAAGGAGCCGGCGAAGGCGGCGTCGACTGCGGCGGTCGACATCAACTCGGCGTCCCAGAAGGAACTGGAGGCCCTCCCCGGCATCGGCGCCGCGACGGCGAAGAAGATCGTCGCGGGACGGCCGTACGCGTCGGTCGCGGACCTCTCGCGCGCGGGAGTTTCCGCGAAGACGATCGAAAAACTGACCCCGCTCGTCACGGTCGGCGGCGCATCGGCCACGCCGAAGAAATCGTCCGCCCCCGCGAGCCCTTCGGCCCGGGGAAGAGAGGCCGCTCCGGCGGTTTCGGGGGCGATCGATCTGAACACGGCGTCCGCGAAGGAGCTCGAGGCGCTGCCCGGCGTCGGCTCCGCGACGGCGAAGAAGATCATCGCCGGGAGGCCGTACTCCTCGGTGGAGGATCTCGCGCGGGCGGGACTCTCCGAGAAGACGATCCAGAAGGTCACGCCTCTCGTCAAGGTCGACGCCGCCGCGAGGCCGATGAATACATCCGCCGCCCCGAAATTCCCTGCCGGCAAGGCGGCTGCCCCGACGACCGGCGGCCGGGTGGACGTCAACACCGGTTCGCAGAAGGAGCTCGAGGCGCTTCCCGGCGTCGGCCCGGCGACCGCGAAGAAGATCATCGCCGGCCGGCCGTATGCGTCCGTTCAGGACCTGTCGCGCGCGGGGATCTCCGCGAAGACGATCGAAAAGATCTCTCCGCTCGTCACGGCCGGGGCCGCGGCACCGGGAGCGAGCTCCGGGGGAGCCGGGGCCGCGGCCGCCCCTTCGCCGGCTCCGGCCGCGCCGCGCCGCGCGGGCGCTCCGGCGACGGCGGCTCCCGCCCCCGTGCCTTCCGCGCAGGCGCAGACCCCTCCGTCCCCGGGAATGGTGTGGGTCAACACCGCGACGAAGGTCTACCACCGCGAGGGCGATCCCTGGTACGGGAAGACGAAGGAAGGGAAGTTCATGAACGAGGCGGACGCCATCAAGGCGGGATATCGGGCGTCCAAGCAGGGCATGCCGAAGAAATAGCCCGGCGTCGCAGCGGTCGCGCGGCCCGCCCCTGGCCGGATGCGAGGAGTCAATAATACACGATCTCGGCTCCCCGGGGCCGATGGGCGCGCGCCGCTGAACGCCTCGTTCTGACGAATGTCCGGCGCGGCCAGGAATCGCCGCGCCGGCTCATCTCACGCCGCCTGCGGCTGGCCGCAGGCCTTGCAGCGGCGGGCGCCGGCCGGGATGATTTCCTCGCATTCCAGGCAGGTCTTCGTCGTGATCTTCGAGGACGCCCTCGGGATGAACGCCTTCGCGATCAGGAAGACGACGATCCCGATGATGAAGAAGTCGATCGCCCGTCCGAGCAGGTCGCCGTAAGCGATCGCGTTCTCGGTCATCTTTCCGGTGCCGTCCACCGCGCGCGAAAGCACGATCTTCGCGCTCCGCCAGTCGCCCGCCGGAAGCAGGAGTCCGGCGATCGGGTTGATGACGTCGTCGGCGATCGCCGAGACGACCTTGCCGATCGCGGCGCCGATGATGACGCCGATCGCGAGCGCGAGGGCGTTCTGCTTGAGCAGGAACTGCTTGAACTCGGTCCAGAGGTTCATGTTCTCCTCCCGGGCCGATTATCGCGTTCCGAAACGGGCGACGGCCGAGGAAATCACGCCCGGATACACGCGGCAGAGTATCGGCGGCGACGAGGCGCGGCTCGATGGATGGCCGTGCTGCTGGGCGGAGAGCATCGAGCGGAGGACGAACGGCAATATGCCTCCGTGGCGGTAGTAGTCCCCTTCGTTGGGCGTATCGACGCGCGACAGCACCGTGAATTCCTTCGCGGTGCCGGTGGCGGAGACGGCTCGGACGCGCATCAGCCTGCCGGGAGCGAATCCGTCGGCGATCCCCCCGATCGAGAAGATCTCCTCGCCCGTCAGGCCGAGGGTTTCGGCGCTCTCCCCCCCGGCGAACTGGAGCGGCAGAACGCCCATCCCGATGAGGTTGCTCCGGTGGATCCGCTCGAACGATTCCGCGATCACGGCGCGGACCCCGAGGAGGAGCGTTCCCTTGGCCGCCCAGTCGCGGGACGACCCCGAGCCGTACTCCTTTCCCGCGAGGATGATCAGCGGCACGTTCTCGGCGCGGTACTTCTCGGCCGCGTCGAAGATCGACATCGCCTCTCCGCCGGGGAGGTACCGGGTGACGCCGCCCTCGGTCCCCGGGGCGAGCTTGTTGCGGAGCCGGATGTTCGCGAACGTGCCGCGCACCATCACCTCATGGTTCCCGCGCCGTGAGCCGTAGGAGTTGAACTGCGACGGCGGAACGCCGTGCGCGACGAGGTAGCGGCCCGCGGGGCCGTCGGCGGCGATCGATCCCGCGGGGGAGATGTGATCGGTGGTGACCGAGTCGCCCAGGTACGCGAGAACCCGCGCGGCGCGGATGTCCGAAAGGGGGACCGGCGTCTTCGGGAGATCGTGCAGGAACGACGGCGACTTGATGTACGTCGATTCCGGCCACGCGTAGCGGCTCCCGGCCGGGACCTCGATCGCGTTCCACTCCGCTTCGCCCTCGAAGACTTTCGCGTACGTCCGGCGGAACTGTTCCGGCCGGACCGCGGCGCGCATCGTCTCGGCGACTTCCCGCGGGGAGGGCCAGATGTCGGAGAGATACACCGGCGCGCCGTCCTTTCCCGTGCCGATCGGATCGCGCGTCAGGTTGATGTCCATGCGGCCCGCGAGCGCGTAGGCGACGACGAGGGGCGGCGACATGAGGTAGTTCGCGCGGACGAGGGGATTGATGCGCCCTTCGAAGTTCCGGTTTCCCGAGAGGACAGCGGCGGCGACGAGGTCGTGCTCCTTGACGGCCTTTCCGACCGCCTCCGGCAGCGGGCCGCTGTTGCCGATGCAGGTCGTGCAGCCGTATCCGACGAGCTGGAAGCCGACGCGGTCGAGCGCGTCCTGCAGCCCGGCCTCCCGGAGGTACTCCGTGACCACCTTCGAGCCCGGGGCGAGGCTCGTCTTGACCTGGGCCGGAGCGCGAAGGCCCCGCTCGACCGCCTTCTTCGCGAGGAGTCCGGCGGCGATCATCACGGAAGGGTTCGACGTGTTCGTGCACGACGTGATCGCGGCGATCACGACCGACCCGTGCGTCAGCTCCACCGATTTTCCGTCGAGCGGGATCGTCGCGCACGTCCGCAGGTGGCCGAGGTCTTCCGGCTGCGCGAGCTCGGCCGGCACCGGATCGACGTTGCCTCCCTCGCCCACCCACCGTTCGACCGCCGTCTTGGTCACTTTCGCCGTGCTCTTCTCGAGGATCTGCGCGAGCGAGCGCCGGAATTCGCGTTTCGCGTCGGACAGCGGTACCCGGTCCTGCGGGCGCTTCGGGCCCGCGATCGACGGCTCGACGGACGCGAGGTCGAGCTCCATGCGGTCCGAGAACTCGGGCTCGCCGCCTCCGCCGAAGACGCCCTGCTCCTTCTGGTACGCCTCCGTCAGCGCGACGAGCGCTTCGTCGCGGCCGCTGAAGCGGAGATATCGGAGGGTCTCGTCGTCGGCCGGGAAGAACCCCATCGTCGCGCCGTATTCCGGGGCCATGTTCGCGATCGTCGCCCGGTCGGCGAGCGCGAGCGCCGCCATTCCCGGCCCGTAGAACTCGACGAACTTCCCCACGACGCCCTTCTGGCGGAGCATCTGCGTGACCGTCAGCACGAGATCGGTCGCGGTCGCGCCGGGCGAGAGGGATCCCGTCAGCCGGAAGCCGATGACCTCCGGGATGAGCATCGAGATCGGCTGGCCGAGGAGCGCCGCCTCCGCCTCGATTCCTCCGACGCCCCAGCCGAGAACGCCGAGGCCGTTGATCATCGTCGTGTGCGAGTCGGTGCCGACGAGCGTGTCGAAATACGCGAGCGGATTGCCGGAGGCGCGCGGCTCGACGAACGTCACGCGCGCGAGGAACTCGAGGTTGACCTGGTGGACGATCCCGGTGTCCGGAGGAACGACCCGGAACCGGTCGAACGCGGTCTGTCCCCATTTCAGGAACGAATACCGCTCGGCGTTGCGCTCGAACTCGATCTTCGCGTTCTCCGCGAAGGCGGTCGGCTTTCCGAAGACGTCCACCTGGACGGAGTGGTCGATCACGAGGTCCGCCGGCCGGAGCGGATTGATCCGCGCGGGGTCGCCTCCCCAGGCGGCGACGGCGTCCCGCATCGCGGCGAGGTCGACGACGCACGGCACCCCGGTGAAGTCCTGCAGGAGCACGCGGGCCGGCGTGAACTGCGTCTCGCGCGAGGGCTTCGCTTTCGGGTCCCACGCGGCGAGCGCCGCGATGTCCTCCCGTTTCACGATGCGTCCGTCCTCGAACCGCAGCAGGTTCTCGAGGAGGATCCGGAGCGAGACGGGAAGCCGGGAAATGCCGGAGAGGCCCGCCTTCTCGAGAGCGGCGAGCGAGCGGATCTCGCAGGTGGCGCCCCCCGCCGCGAGGTCCCGGCGCGTGCCGAAGGAATCGAGGTATTTCTGTTCGTTCTTCATCGATTCTTAGCCTATCGCAACGATCCCGATTCCCAGGATTCGAATGCATCAGCGGCGCGGGGCGGCGGAAGGTCCGGTAGAATTCCGACCGATTTCCCCGAAGAGCAACGGACGCCCGCGCGAAGCGGGCACGCAGGAGGAAGGATGAGACGGATGGCGGCGGCGCTCTGGTTGATGGCGGCGGTGATGGTCGCGCCCGGGCACGCCGGGACGACCGCCGCGGAATCCCCGGGCTCCTCCGAGCCGTCCTCGGAGCCGAAGCGCGCGTTTCCCGAGGAGGCGAAGAAGACGACTTCGGCGCAGCCTTCGGAAGAGGAGGAGAAACCGACTCCCGAGGGGCTGGAGGCTGAAAAGAAGGCCGGCCCCTTCGCGGGACTCAAGTTCCGTTTCATCGGGCCTCCGGGCAACCGCGTCAGCGCCGTCGTCGGCGTGCCGGGCGATCCGAACGTCTATTACGCGGGCGCGGCTTCCGGCGGCGTGTGGAAGTCGATCGACGGCGGAAACGAGTGGAAGCCGGTCTTCGACAAGGAAGACGCCCAGTCGATCGGCGCGATCGCGATCGCCCCTTCGGATCCGAACGTCGTCTGGGTCGGGACCGGAGAGACCTTCATCCGCAGCAACGTCTCGATCGGGGACGGCGTCTACAAGTCGACCGACGCGGGGAAGACCTGGAAGCACATGGGCCTGGAGAAAACGGGACGGATCGGCCGCGTGATCGTCGATCCGCGGGATCCCGACACCGTCTTCGTCGCGGCCCTCGGGACCTGCTACGGTCCGCAGCCCGAGCGCGGCGTGTATCGCACGACCAACGGCGGGAAGAGCTGGGAGCGGGTGCTCTTCGTCGACGAGAACACCGGCGCGTCCGACCTCGCGATGGACCCGAAGAACCCGAGGGTCCTCTTCGCGGGAACCTGGCAGATCGACATCAAGACCTGGGGGAGGAAGAGCGGCGGCCCCGGGTCGGGAGTCTGGGTCTCGCGCGACGGCGGAACGACGTGGAAGCGCATCAAAGAGCACGGCCTTCCCGATCCCCCCCTGGGCAAGATCGCGGTCGGGATCGGGACGAACGATCCGGA of the Thermoanaerobaculia bacterium genome contains:
- the acnA gene encoding aconitate hydratase AcnA; translated protein: MKNEQKYLDSFGTRRDLAAGGATCEIRSLAALEKAGLSGISRLPVSLRILLENLLRFEDGRIVKREDIAALAAWDPKAKPSRETQFTPARVLLQDFTGVPCVVDLAAMRDAVAAWGGDPARINPLRPADLVIDHSVQVDVFGKPTAFAENAKIEFERNAERYSFLKWGQTAFDRFRVVPPDTGIVHQVNLEFLARVTFVEPRASGNPLAYFDTLVGTDSHTTMINGLGVLGWGVGGIEAEAALLGQPISMLIPEVIGFRLTGSLSPGATATDLVLTVTQMLRQKGVVGKFVEFYGPGMAALALADRATIANMAPEYGATMGFFPADDETLRYLRFSGRDEALVALTEAYQKEQGVFGGGGEPEFSDRMELDLASVEPSIAGPKRPQDRVPLSDAKREFRRSLAQILEKSTAKVTKTAVERWVGEGGNVDPVPAELAQPEDLGHLRTCATIPLDGKSVELTHGSVVIAAITSCTNTSNPSVMIAAGLLAKKAVERGLRAPAQVKTSLAPGSKVVTEYLREAGLQDALDRVGFQLVGYGCTTCIGNSGPLPEAVGKAVKEHDLVAAAVLSGNRNFEGRINPLVRANYLMSPPLVVAYALAGRMDINLTRDPIGTGKDGAPVYLSDIWPSPREVAETMRAAVRPEQFRRTYAKVFEGEAEWNAIEVPAGSRYAWPESTYIKSPSFLHDLPKTPVPLSDIRAARVLAYLGDSVTTDHISPAGSIAADGPAGRYLVAHGVPPSQFNSYGSRRGNHEVMVRGTFANIRLRNKLAPGTEGGVTRYLPGGEAMSIFDAAEKYRAENVPLIILAGKEYGSGSSRDWAAKGTLLLGVRAVIAESFERIHRSNLIGMGVLPLQFAGGESAETLGLTGEEIFSIGGIADGFAPGRLMRVRAVSATGTAKEFTVLSRVDTPNEGDYYRHGGILPFVLRSMLSAQQHGHPSSRASSPPILCRVYPGVISSAVARFGTR